In the genome of Oxyura jamaicensis isolate SHBP4307 breed ruddy duck chromosome 13, BPBGC_Ojam_1.0, whole genome shotgun sequence, one region contains:
- the NEUROG1 gene encoding neurogenin-1 translates to MPSEAASSGAEPPGAPRERRRRRGRGRARTEALLHTLKRSRRVKANDRERNRMHHLNAALDELRSVLPTFPDDTKLTKIETLRFAYNYIWALSETLRLAEQCLPPPPSCRGPPAPPSPGSDAGSWLSSPSPAPPSLCASASGPSSPATSEDCAFASPDGLRGFRGLPPSAATPGAPCR, encoded by the coding sequence ATGCCCTCGGAGGCTGCGAGCAGCGGCGCGgagccccccggagcccccagGGAACGACGGCGGCGACGGGGCCGAGGCCGGGCTCGCACCGAGGCTTTGCTGCACACCTTGAAGCGGAGCCGCCGGGTGAAAGCCAACGACCGGGAGAGGAACCGCATGCACCACCTCAACGCCGCCCTGGACGAGCTCCGCAGCGTCTTGCCCACCTTCCCCGACGACACCAAGCTGACGAAAATCGAGACCCTGCGCTTCGCCTACAACTACATCTGGGCCCTCTCCGAGACCCTCCGGCTGGCCGAGCAgtgcctccctcctcccccctcctgcCGCggccccccagctccccccagccccggcagcgACGCCGGTTCGTGGCTTTCCAGCCCTTCCCCGGCCCCCCCCTCGCTCTGCGCCTCCGCCTCGGGCCCCAGCAGCCCGGCCACCTCCGAGGACTGCGCCTTCGCCTCCCCCGACGGCCTGCGGGGCTTCCGCGGGCTGCCCCCCTCCGCCGCCACCCCCGGGGCTCCCTGCCGCTAG